In one window of Borrelia anserina Es DNA:
- the lon gene encoding endopeptidase La — protein sequence MMIKEIGYSMEEVKDTVSKGKKRSKNSGGILPHFDKPVRVPLIAVPSHPVFPGMFIPIVIVSDTDIKAVDYVIKGNGIVSLFVLRDKFLEKAGNKSGKLIINYKKDIYSVGITAKIVKKINLPDGGYNIFVSTIDRVKFVKVVINEDFPIIEVDYLKQIPIEKDDLQSKAIYSSILLRTKEIFSHRKMPEFQLNMVNIEDKGRLCDVVAGMISSSKESHQEVLETLSVKDRLKKVLELIYEELNLIEIQNKIAKGIQEKLEKQQKEFFLKEQLKAIKDELGVEDEKSSEFLKLKSKIDSLDLKGEALETVERELEKFSFLEKHSSEYIVVRNYLELITNLPWGESKVNFDRFNLQKAEKILDRTHYGMREVKDRIIEYISVLKLRKSQKGAIMLLVGPPGVGKTSIGTAIAEVLKTKFFRFSVGGMRDESEIKGHRRTYVGALPGKIIQGLRITKTNSPVFLIDEIDKISSSNYGDPFSALLEVLDPEQNINFRDHYLDLPFDISNVFFILTANSIETIPTPLLNRMEVIHLSGYIDDEKIEIARKYLIPKVLNENGVDKDSLKFQGSALVQIAREYARDNGLRNFEKYLKQIVRKVARKLVEDKSVKAYQISKENLEEYIGIPVFRKEEFLNKGMSPGMVRGLAWTNYGGSTLVIETVKTESKSPGIKLTGRLGDVMKESANIAFTYVNSISNDLNLDGSFFEKYMIHLHIPEGATPKDGPSAGITIASAFISLALNKTVRPHLAMTGELSLTGNVMAIGGLRAKIIAAKRSGVEHVIIPKSNKVDLDDIPINIRNGINFHLVDNMKEVIKLLF from the coding sequence ATGATGATTAAGGAGATTGGATATTCTATGGAGGAAGTAAAAGATACTGTTTCTAAGGGGAAGAAGCGTTCAAAAAATTCTGGAGGCATTTTGCCGCATTTTGATAAACCTGTAAGAGTGCCTTTAATTGCGGTACCATCGCATCCTGTATTCCCAGGTATGTTTATTCCAATTGTTATAGTCTCTGATACTGATATTAAGGCTGTTGATTATGTGATTAAAGGTAATGGTATTGTTTCCTTATTTGTATTGCGTGATAAGTTTTTGGAAAAAGCAGGGAATAAGAGTGGTAAATTGATTATCAATTATAAAAAGGATATTTATTCTGTTGGTATTACTGCGAAAATAGTAAAGAAGATTAATCTTCCTGATGGTGGATATAATATTTTTGTTTCAACTATTGATAGAGTTAAGTTTGTCAAGGTTGTTATTAATGAAGATTTTCCGATAATTGAAGTTGATTATTTAAAGCAAATTCCGATTGAAAAAGATGATCTTCAATCAAAAGCAATTTATAGTAGCATTTTGCTTAGAACTAAGGAAATATTCTCACATAGAAAGATGCCTGAATTTCAGTTAAATATGGTGAACATTGAGGATAAGGGTAGATTGTGTGATGTTGTTGCAGGAATGATTTCATCTTCAAAGGAGTCTCATCAAGAAGTTCTTGAAACTTTGAGTGTCAAGGATAGGCTTAAAAAGGTTTTGGAGTTGATTTATGAAGAATTAAATTTAATTGAGATTCAAAATAAAATTGCTAAGGGTATTCAGGAAAAGTTAGAAAAACAACAAAAAGAATTCTTTTTAAAGGAACAACTTAAAGCTATTAAAGATGAGCTTGGTGTTGAAGATGAAAAGAGTAGTGAGTTTTTAAAACTTAAATCTAAGATTGATTCTTTAGACTTAAAAGGAGAAGCTTTAGAAACAGTTGAGAGGGAGCTTGAAAAATTTTCATTTCTTGAGAAACATTCATCTGAATATATTGTGGTTAGAAATTATCTTGAACTTATCACTAATCTTCCGTGGGGAGAATCTAAGGTTAATTTTGATAGATTTAATTTGCAAAAGGCAGAAAAAATTTTAGATAGAACGCATTACGGCATGAGAGAAGTTAAGGATAGAATTATTGAGTATATTTCTGTTTTGAAATTAAGAAAATCTCAGAAAGGAGCTATAATGCTTTTAGTTGGTCCTCCTGGGGTTGGTAAAACTTCTATAGGAACAGCTATTGCTGAGGTTCTTAAGACAAAATTTTTTAGATTTTCTGTAGGTGGTATGAGGGATGAGTCAGAGATTAAGGGACATAGAAGAACTTATGTTGGAGCATTGCCCGGTAAAATTATCCAAGGACTTAGAATTACTAAGACAAACTCTCCTGTTTTTTTAATAGATGAAATTGATAAAATTTCGTCATCTAATTATGGAGACCCATTCTCAGCACTTCTTGAGGTTTTGGATCCTGAGCAGAATATTAATTTTAGAGATCATTATCTTGATTTGCCTTTTGATATTTCTAATGTGTTCTTTATTTTAACAGCTAATTCTATTGAGACAATACCTACACCTTTACTAAATAGAATGGAGGTAATTCATCTTTCAGGATATATTGATGATGAAAAAATAGAGATAGCAAGAAAGTATTTGATACCAAAGGTTTTAAATGAAAATGGTGTTGATAAGGATTCTTTGAAATTTCAGGGTTCAGCTCTTGTTCAAATCGCTAGGGAATATGCCAGAGATAATGGACTTAGGAATTTTGAGAAATATTTAAAGCAAATTGTTCGAAAAGTTGCAAGGAAACTTGTTGAAGATAAGTCTGTTAAAGCATACCAAATTTCTAAGGAAAATTTAGAGGAATATATTGGTATTCCTGTGTTTAGGAAAGAAGAGTTTTTGAATAAGGGTATGTCTCCAGGTATGGTAAGGGGTTTAGCATGGACTAATTATGGTGGATCAACTTTGGTAATTGAAACTGTAAAAACTGAGTCTAAGTCACCTGGTATCAAGTTAACGGGTAGACTTGGAGATGTGATGAAGGAATCTGCAAATATTGCGTTTACTTACGTGAATAGTATTAGTAATGATCTTAATTTGGATGGGTCTTTTTTTGAAAAGTATATGATTCATTTGCATATCCCAGAAGGTGCGACCCCAAAAGATGGACCTTCGGCGGGGATTACTATTGCTAGTGCTTTTATATCTCTAGCTCTTAATAAAACAGTTAGACCTCATTTGGCTATGACTGGGGAGTTGTCATTAACAGGTAATGTAATGGCTATTGGGGGATTGAGAGCAAAAATAATTGCTGCTAAGCGAAGTGGTGTTGAGCATGTTATTATTCCTAAATCAAATAAAGTGGATCTTGATGATATTCCGATTAATATTAGGAATGGTATAAATTTTCATCTTGTAGATAATATGAAAGAAGTAATTAAATTATTATTTTAA